The genomic region ACCACCAGGCTGTGCCCGGGGTCGCCCAGCCCGGCGGCCCGGGCGACCGTGTTGCGCAGCACCGGCGGCAGCACGCCGACCAGCAGGCAGCCGAGGAAGACCCGCCGCTCGCCCAGCAGCGTGTTGCGCGGGCCGACCTGGTCCAGCCGGGCCGGCACCCGGGCCCAGCGGAAGACCGCGACCTCCGTCCCGAAGACCAGGCCGAGCGAGGTGCAGTAGGCCGCCGCCGCGCCGATCCGCACCGCCCAGGACGGGTACGGGTCCCAGGGCACCAGCACGCTGAAGATCGCGCCCAGCAGCGCACCGAGCAGCAGTCCCTGCCCGACCGCCGCCGGTAGCCGTTCGAGCAGTGCGGCGCCCCGGCCGGGCAGCCGGAAGTCCAGGTAGGTCGGCGCGGCGCGATGGTCCACCAGTCGCAGGATCAGCATCAGGCAGACCAGCAGCAGCAGGAGCACGCTGCGGGTGACCGCCCGCCGTCCGGCGAAGTCGGCCATCGAGCCGAACTGTGGCACGCTGAGGCCGAGGAAGCCCGGGCCGGGCACCCCCACCATGATCAGGAAGGTCAGTTCGCCCAGCAGCTCGGCGCCGAACCAGAAGACCAGGCAGAGCCCCAGTGCCCGGACGAAGCGGCTCACTGAGGCGTACTCTTCGGTCCGGTACGGAATCTGACGAACAGTCAGCGAGGTCAGCAGGAGCAGGGCGGCGAACAGCAGCATCCCGCACCCCCACCCCAGGCCGGCGTCCAGCCCCGGGTGCGGAACGGCCCGCAGCTGCCACTCGGCCCCGTACGCCGTCTGCGGCCCGACCCGGTCGAAGTGCCCGATCACCGATCCCACCGCCGCCCCGAGCGGTACCAGCGCGCCCAGTGTCAGCAGCGCCCGCCACAGCAGCGGACGCCGGGTCACTGCCGGGCGCACCACCTCCCGGCGCGGCACCCAGGCCAGCCGCATCAGCAGTGCCCCGGCCAGCGTGGTGGCCACTGTGACGACCAGGAAGCCCAGCAGCTGTTCCCAGCCGCCGAGGTAGAAGTCGAAGTAGTCCGCGGCCATGCACCCCGCGCCCAGTCCGAGCAGTGCCCCGGTCAGCGGGGCCGAGAGCGGCCCGGCCGGATCCGGCGGCAGCGCCTTGTACAGCTGCCACCAGGCGATCTCGTCGGTGTCCTGGTCGTGCAGGTGCCGGGCCAGGAAGGCGAGCCAGGCCCGGGCCTGCTCGGGTCGCCAGCGCGCGGCCGCGGCCCGCCGGGCATCCGGCACGGCCGGGTCGGCGGGGGAGGGGGTGTCGCCGGTGAAGACGGCCGGGACCAGTGCGTCCAGCAGCTCGGCCTGCAATTCCTCCGGGTCGTCCCAGCGGAGCAGTTCGGCCGGATCGCGCCCGGGCGCCGCGTACACGGTGTGCGCCAGCCAGACGTTGAGCGGCAGGGCGAAGGCGGTGGCCAGCGGGCCGCCCGGCTGCTCGCGCAGTTCCGCCAGCACCGGTTCCCAGGCCGGCAGCCGGCGCGGCGCGATCACCGTGCGCAGGTAGTCCAGCACGTCCGTGGCGGCGGCCGGCACGGCGGTGACCACGGCTGCCGCGGTGACCACGTCGGCCTCGGTCAGCGCCTGCTCGAACTCGGTGGAGCGGGAGGTCAGGATCAGCTGATGGCCCATCGCCCCGGCCCGGTTGAGCGCCGCGATGCCGGCTTGGCGCAGCTCGTCGGTGAGCTCGTCCAGGCCGTCGAGCACCGGCAGCACCCGGCGGTCGCCGACCAGTCGGCGGGCCGCGAAACGGCCGTAGTACTCGTGGTTGCGCAGCGCCGGGTAGTCCTCCTCCATCCGGCGGGCGATCCAGCCGATCAGCGACTCGCGCGCCGGGTTCCAGGTGGACAGGCAGAGCAGGACCGGCACCGCCTCCTCGTCGGTGCGGGTGTCCAGCAGTTCGCGGACCAGCAGCATCGCCAGGGTCGACTTGCCCGAGCCCGGTCCGCCGAGGATCACCAGCCGCCGGTGCGGCAGCGCCCGGAAGCCGGCCGCGAAGGCGGGCATGTCGTCGCTGCGGCCGGTCAGGGTGCGGCCGACCAGACGGGGGTGGTCGCCGGACTCGGACTGGGCGCTGCGCCAACGCACCGCGAGCGCCACCGGGTCGGACAGGCCCCGGG from Kitasatospora azatica KCTC 9699 harbors:
- a CDS encoding NACHT domain-containing protein; the protein is MGDQKRWWPWAVGICTALALIVAVVLAVRQGGQAAVASLTLVISMSVALSGWAWRRSRPLGPSGPADLDRAAEALAKMVRAQWAEEAAARGLSDPVALAVRWRSAQSESGDHPRLVGRTLTGRSDDMPAFAAGFRALPHRRLVILGGPGSGKSTLAMLLVRELLDTRTDEEAVPVLLCLSTWNPARESLIGWIARRMEEDYPALRNHEYYGRFAARRLVGDRRVLPVLDGLDELTDELRQAGIAALNRAGAMGHQLILTSRSTEFEQALTEADVVTAAAVVTAVPAAATDVLDYLRTVIAPRRLPAWEPVLAELREQPGGPLATAFALPLNVWLAHTVYAAPGRDPAELLRWDDPEELQAELLDALVPAVFTGDTPSPADPAVPDARRAAAARWRPEQARAWLAFLARHLHDQDTDEIAWWQLYKALPPDPAGPLSAPLTGALLGLGAGCMAADYFDFYLGGWEQLLGFLVVTVATTLAGALLMRLAWVPRREVVRPAVTRRPLLWRALLTLGALVPLGAAVGSVIGHFDRVGPQTAYGAEWQLRAVPHPGLDAGLGWGCGMLLFAALLLLTSLTVRQIPYRTEEYASVSRFVRALGLCLVFWFGAELLGELTFLIMVGVPGPGFLGLSVPQFGSMADFAGRRAVTRSVLLLLLVCLMLILRLVDHRAAPTYLDFRLPGRGAALLERLPAAVGQGLLLGALLGAIFSVLVPWDPYPSWAVRIGAAAAYCTSLGLVFGTEVAVFRWARVPARLDQVGPRNTLLGERRVFLGCLLVGVLPPVLRNTVARAAGLGDPGHSLVVRAQADWYPTTEVNLALGLAVGLVLASGTAFFTYRETCLRLAALRQLPRRPMVFLEDARLLSVLRQVGAVHQFCHDRFRDRISRGAPELPLSPRPQPASDAS